From the genome of Amyelois transitella isolate CPQ chromosome 16, ilAmyTran1.1, whole genome shotgun sequence, one region includes:
- the LOC106129073 gene encoding kynureninase, whose product MDNKFESGPDYPKLLDNNDPLGHYRNRFYLKKESIYMCGNSLGLASKDAEESLLNAIEHWKENGIKIWNVENNKYYLYSSYLARLMAPLVGVGEDEIAVIECTTTVIHQAISTFYKPTKDKYKILVDDINFPTDRYAVDSQVRLHGYEPKDAVKVVKSFDGKYMKEDDIIDAMSPEVALILLPTVYYRTAQIIDMEKVTNAAKERGIIIGWDLCHAIGALDMNVKALDADFAVWCNYKYLNGGPGAAAALYINRKHFDLLPGMAGWYGNKPETQFNLKQEFEHQKNASGWQIGTPSVFSMAAMEGALRMFNEAGMSNIRKKSLHITKYMMYLVEEKLGKFGFVIGNLRNDSQRGGHICLEHDEGYRISMALKSRGVVSDFRDPNVIRLTPTALYTSYVEVYRVIDILKEIMKSESYLEFGLKRDYVV is encoded by the coding sequence ATGGACAATAAATTCGAAAGCGGACCAGATTACCCGAAACTTTTAGATAACAATGACCCTTTAGGTCATTATCGAAACAGATTTTACCTGAAGAAAGAATCAATATACATGTGTGGCAACTCCTTAGGATTAGCTTCCAAAGACGCAGAGGAGTCATTGTTAAATGCTATAGAACATTGGAAGGAGAATGGAATCAAGATTTGGAATGTGgagaacaataaatattacttatactCATCATATTTAGCCCGTTTGATGGCGCCTCTAGTAGGAGTGGGCGAAGATGAAATTGCTGTCATAGAATGTACTACAACAGTTATTCATCAAGCGATTAGCACTTTTTATAAACCAACGAAAGATAAATACAAGATATTGGTCGATGATATAAACTTTCCAACAGATCGATACGCAGTCGACAGTCAAGTGAGACTTCACGGATATGAGCCGAAAGATGCTGTGAAAGTAGTGAAGAGTTTCGatggaaaatatatgaaaGAAGATGACATTATAGACGCGATGAGTCCGGAAGTAGCTCTGATTCTACTACCTACAGTCTATTACAGAACTGCCCAAATAATAGACATGGAGAAAGTGACTAACGCTGCAAAAGAACGAGGGATTATTATAGGATGGGACTTGTGTCATGCAATTGGAGCATTAGATATGAATGTAAAGGCTTTAGATGCAGATTTTGCCGTTTGGTgtaactataaatatttaaatggagGTCCAGGAGCTGCTGCTGCGTTATATATTAACAGGAAGCATTTTGACCTACTGCCTGGTATGGCTGGATGGTATGGCAACAAGCCAGAAACTCAATTTAATCTGAAACAGGAATTTGAACACCAAAAAAACGCTAGCGGCTGGCAAATTGGCACGCCATCTGTATTTTCAATGGCAGCAATGGAAGGGGCTTTAAGAATGTTCAATGAAGCTGGTATGTCAAACATTAGAAAGAAATCTTTGCATATAACGAAGTATATGATGTATTTGGTGGAAGAAAAGCTTGGAAAATTTGGATTTGTTATTGGAAATTTGAGGAATGATTCTCAAAGAGGTGGTCATATTTGTTTGGAGCACGATGAGGGTTATAGAATCAGCATGGCATTGAAGTCTCGTGGGGTGGTGTCTGATTTCAGAGATCCCAATGTCATAAGGTTGACTCCGACAGCGCTGTACACAAGTTATGTTGAGGTTTACAGAGTGATAGACATTTTAAAAGAGATTATGAAGAGTGAGAGCTATTTGGAATTCGGACTGAAGAGAGATTACGttgtttga